From a region of the Primulina eburnea isolate SZY01 chromosome 7, ASM2296580v1, whole genome shotgun sequence genome:
- the LOC140835694 gene encoding uncharacterized protein — MAHTFQPIICNHDHLKSTLNFSGDRIEAQSDATSRSNRSSGRATIQLKDTCCKQSICTNVILNSMNHIYSPTSSSGFTLKVVIGMLLRVIIGARSILGFLQESKRWDFSFSLVKLEKHG; from the exons ATGG CCCACACCTTTCAGCCCATTATCTGTAATCACGATCACCTCAAATCTACTCTCAACTTCTCTGGCGACAGAATAGAAGCACAATCGGACGCAACATCTCGATCGAATCGCTCATCCGGAAGGGCAACAATCCAG CTGAAAGATACATGTTGCAAACAAAGTATTTGTACAAATGTTATACTCAACTCAATGAATCATATCTATTCGCCCACATCTTCATCTG GTTTCACATTAAAAGTTGTTATCGGGATGCTTCTTCGTGTGATCATAGGGGCCCGGTCTATTCTCGGATTTCTGCAAGAAAGCAAAAG GTGGGATTTCAGTTTTTCATTGGTAAAACTCGAGAAACATGGATAG